One genomic region from Shewanella aestuarii encodes:
- a CDS encoding DUF3293 domain-containing protein — translation MENVIDNLWKHYQSTHFLFTQPLSSDFSFAIVTAHNPYGSLLSPSQNRLLDRKLQSKILQYQRPYRAVIGVAPDLSHMEKSWAIFIDKEQALELGREFRQHAIYYVHEGVLSLIACFDLAKAEVCIGRFEQRLRLVSDFPDSH, via the coding sequence ATGGAAAATGTTATCGACAACTTGTGGAAACACTATCAAAGCACCCATTTTTTATTTACTCAACCGTTATCTAGTGATTTTTCATTTGCAATTGTTACTGCTCATAATCCTTACGGCAGCCTACTTTCCCCTAGTCAAAACCGCCTATTAGATCGAAAGCTACAATCAAAAATCCTTCAATATCAAAGACCTTATCGAGCAGTCATTGGGGTTGCACCAGACTTATCCCATATGGAAAAAAGTTGGGCGATTTTTATTGATAAAGAACAAGCGCTTGAGCTAGGAAGGGAGTTTAGGCAGCATGCAATCTATTATGTCCATGAAGGCGTATTGTCATTGATTGCTTGTTTTGATTTAGCTAAAGCTGAGGTGTGTATTGGGCGTTTCGAACAGCGTCTAAGATTGGTTAGCGATTTTCCTGATAGCCATTAA
- a CDS encoding bacterioferritin-associated ferredoxin: MYVCLCHAITDKQIKEAVSQGDCSLADVKKRLGVADQCGKCARMANQIIQTQLEFEPNFYEVA; this comes from the coding sequence ATGTACGTTTGTCTTTGTCATGCCATTACAGATAAGCAAATTAAAGAAGCGGTTAGCCAAGGCGATTGCTCACTTGCTGATGTGAAAAAGCGCTTAGGTGTAGCTGATCAATGCGGAAAATGTGCCCGTATGGCAAATCAAATTATTCAAACACAACTAGAGTTTGAACCTAACTTCTACGAAGTCGCTTAA
- a CDS encoding D-2-hydroxyacid dehydrogenase produces the protein MTHKLLLLTRENDKYRELLSNCNLPHLTILGDSPDSIMQSDIWFAEPNLAAPLLNHAKNLRWLQSTFAGVDKLISTRQRRDYILTNIRGIFGPLMSEYLFGYLLAHQRQHQKYQQQQQQKQWLPGSYQTLQGQHLLLLGTGSIAQHIASTAKHFGMTVTGINRQGMATASFDKVGTLAQLNDFLPKADVIASVLPHTEETHNILNQHTLTLLKPKAMLFNLGRGNVLDLDDLDSHLSQHPEQQAILDVFNQEPLPAEHPIWARSNAIITPHIAAPSFPEQVVEVFCHNYALWLKQQPLINLVDFTKGY, from the coding sequence ATGACACACAAATTATTGTTACTCACCAGAGAAAACGATAAATATCGAGAGCTGTTAAGTAACTGCAATTTGCCCCATTTGACTATTCTAGGTGACTCACCCGATAGCATAATGCAGTCGGATATTTGGTTTGCAGAACCCAACTTAGCAGCACCATTATTAAATCACGCTAAAAATTTACGCTGGCTGCAATCAACCTTTGCAGGTGTAGATAAGTTAATCTCAACAAGACAGCGTCGTGACTACATACTGACCAATATTCGCGGTATTTTTGGACCATTAATGAGTGAGTACCTCTTTGGTTATTTACTTGCTCACCAAAGACAACATCAAAAATATCAGCAGCAACAGCAGCAAAAACAATGGCTCCCGGGTAGCTACCAAACACTACAAGGGCAACACTTGCTGCTTTTGGGCACAGGTTCGATCGCTCAGCACATTGCTAGTACCGCAAAGCACTTTGGGATGACGGTAACAGGTATCAATCGCCAAGGCATGGCGACGGCAAGCTTTGATAAAGTTGGCACATTAGCCCAACTAAATGACTTTTTACCAAAAGCAGATGTGATTGCCAGTGTACTCCCTCATACCGAAGAAACTCATAATATTCTTAACCAGCACACACTGACCTTATTAAAACCCAAAGCCATGCTGTTTAACCTAGGGAGGGGAAATGTGCTCGATTTGGATGATTTAGATAGTCATTTATCCCAACACCCTGAACAGCAAGCCATACTAGATGTTTTTAATCAAGAACCCTTGCCTGCCGAGCATCCAATTTGGGCAAGATCCAATGCTATCATCACCCCGCATATTGCAGCCCCAAGTTTTCCGGAACAGGTGGTTGAGGTGTTTTGCCATAATTATGCTTTGTGGTTAAAACAACAACCTTTAATCAATTTAGTCGACTTCACTAAAGGCTATTAG
- the arcA gene encoding two-component system response regulator ArcA: MQNPHILIVEDEAVTRNTLRSIFEAEGYVVTEANDGAEMHKAMQENKINLVVMDINLPGKNGLLLARELREINNIGLIFLTGRDNEVDKILGLEIGADDYITKPFNPRELTIRARNLLTRVNSAGTENEEKGSVEHYRFNGWSLEINSRSLVNPQGESYKLPRSEFRAMLHFVENPGKILTRADLLMKMTGRELKPHDRTVDVTIRRIRKHFESLADTPEIIATIHGEGYRFCGNLED; encoded by the coding sequence ATGCAAAACCCACATATTTTGATTGTTGAAGATGAAGCAGTAACTCGTAATACATTACGTAGCATTTTTGAAGCTGAAGGTTATGTCGTTACTGAAGCTAATGATGGCGCAGAAATGCACAAAGCAATGCAAGAAAACAAAATCAATTTAGTGGTAATGGACATCAACCTACCAGGTAAAAATGGTTTATTACTTGCTCGTGAATTACGTGAAATCAACAACATTGGTTTAATTTTCCTAACAGGTCGTGATAACGAAGTTGACAAGATTTTAGGTTTAGAAATTGGTGCAGATGACTATATCACCAAGCCATTTAACCCACGTGAACTAACCATTCGCGCCCGTAATCTATTAACTCGTGTTAACAGTGCTGGCACTGAAAATGAAGAAAAAGGTAGCGTTGAACATTACCGCTTCAACGGTTGGAGCTTAGAAATCAACAGCCGTTCTTTAGTTAACCCACAAGGTGAATCTTATAAGTTACCACGCAGTGAGTTCCGTGCAATGCTTCACTTTGTTGAAAACCCAGGTAAAATTTTAACTCGTGCTGACTTATTAATGAAAATGACTGGCCGCGAGCTTAAGCCACACGATCGTACTGTTGACGTAACAATTCGTCGCATTCGTAAGCACTTTGAAAGCCTAGCTGATACGCCTGAAATCATCGCGACAATTCACGGCGAAGGCTACCGTTTTTGCGGGAACCTAGAAGACTAA
- the lysC gene encoding lysine-sensitive aspartokinase 3, which produces MSLNQLVVAKFGGTSVADYQAMSRCADIVLANPNTRLVVVSASSGVTNLLVELTQANVNDERRLSLLKQIAQIQYRIIDELGSPQDINAQIDKLLSRMAVLSESLELDRSKAIMDELLSMGEQCSSVLFSAVIREKGTPSNAFDVRQVLRTDSHFGRAEPQIEQIAMLARDHLQPLLVNQVIVTQGFIGADEQGRTTTLGRGGSDYSAALLAEALTAFAVEIWTDVAGIYTTDPRLAPNARPIAEISFNEAAEMATFGAKVLHPATILPAVRQQIQVFVGSSKAPEAGGTWIRHQVEDAPVYRAVALRRDQTLLNLHSLQMLHAQGFLAETFATLARHKISVDLITTSEVNVSLTLDKTGSDSSGQGLLSESLLQELSQHCRVRVEDNLALVAIIGNKIASTAGICSRVFQVLEKHNVRMICQGASPHNLCVLVDEAEAATVVHALHKNLFE; this is translated from the coding sequence ATGTCGTTAAATCAATTAGTTGTCGCTAAGTTTGGCGGAACCTCTGTTGCTGATTATCAAGCTATGAGCCGCTGTGCTGATATCGTATTAGCCAATCCAAATACTCGTCTTGTTGTTGTGAGTGCTTCAAGTGGTGTCACCAACTTACTCGTTGAGCTAACCCAAGCTAATGTAAATGATGAGCGTCGTTTAAGTTTATTAAAGCAAATTGCCCAAATTCAATATCGTATTATTGACGAATTAGGCAGTCCTCAAGATATTAATGCCCAAATAGATAAGCTACTTAGCCGAATGGCTGTTTTAAGTGAATCCTTAGAGCTTGATCGCAGTAAAGCGATTATGGATGAATTGCTATCTATGGGCGAGCAATGTTCTTCGGTATTATTTTCAGCCGTTATCCGCGAAAAAGGTACCCCATCTAACGCTTTTGATGTTCGTCAAGTGCTACGTACAGACAGCCATTTTGGTCGTGCTGAACCCCAGATTGAGCAAATAGCCATGTTAGCGCGCGATCATTTACAACCTTTACTAGTTAATCAGGTTATTGTCACTCAAGGCTTTATTGGTGCTGATGAACAGGGCCGAACGACCACACTAGGTCGCGGTGGCAGTGACTATTCTGCAGCATTATTAGCTGAAGCGTTAACGGCATTTGCTGTTGAGATTTGGACCGATGTTGCCGGTATTTACACCACAGATCCACGTTTAGCCCCCAACGCAAGACCCATTGCTGAAATTAGCTTTAATGAGGCCGCTGAAATGGCAACATTTGGTGCTAAGGTACTTCATCCTGCGACTATTTTACCTGCTGTTCGTCAGCAAATTCAGGTGTTTGTTGGATCTAGTAAAGCCCCTGAAGCCGGTGGTACTTGGATCCGTCATCAAGTTGAAGATGCCCCCGTTTATCGCGCGGTGGCCTTGCGTCGCGATCAAACCTTACTTAACTTACACAGTTTACAAATGCTGCACGCGCAGGGCTTTTTAGCTGAAACATTTGCGACATTAGCCAGACACAAAATTTCAGTCGATTTGATCACGACTTCAGAAGTGAACGTGTCGCTAACCCTAGATAAAACGGGTTCGGACTCAAGTGGTCAAGGGCTGTTAAGTGAATCATTATTACAAGAACTGTCACAGCATTGTCGTGTTCGAGTTGAAGATAACTTAGCCTTAGTCGCCATTATTGGTAATAAGATTGCATCCACAGCGGGTATTTGTAGTCGTGTTTTCCAAGTGCTTGAAAAGCATAATGTACGTATGATTTGCCAAGGGGCCAGCCCGCATAACTTGTGTGTATTGGTTGATGAAGCTGAAGCCGCTACTGTGGTTCATGCCTTGCATAAAAATTTGTTTGAATAA